Proteins from a single region of Electrophorus electricus isolate fEleEle1 chromosome 5, fEleEle1.pri, whole genome shotgun sequence:
- the LOC113574459 gene encoding C-type lectin galactose-binding isoform, which produces MPSLATYGGPAISINEKPDSNGCLVIPANIDIGNQAMSWQQSCEYCIRKGSNLISPSSSVYQSLMAKMLTDVKAQGQAWIGLRRSLITMAWYWQSEDDFGFTDWDKDQPDIPEKGMCASMLMTPGSDYTWSSDPCCSTKLPVCYMPAQYMSIINPYA; this is translated from the exons ATGCCATCACTGGCTACTTATGGTGGTCCAGCTATATCTATAAATGAAAAACCAG ACTCAAACGGCTGTTTGGTGATTCCTGCAAACATAGACATCGGCAATCAGGCAATGAGCTGGCAGCAGTCTTGTGAGTACTGCATAAGAAAAGGTAGTAACCTGATCAGTCCCAGCTCATCTGTGTACCAGAGTCTGATGGCCAAGATGCTGACCGATGTAAAAGCACAAGGGCAAGCCTGGATCGGTCTGCGTCGCAGCCTCATCACCATGGCGTGGTACTGGCAGAGTGAAGACGACTTCGGCTTTACCGACTGGGACAAGGACCAGCCGGATATACCCGAGAAGGGCATGTGTGCTTCCATGCTGATGACCCCGGGTAGCGACTACACCTGGAGCAGTGACCCCTGCTGCTCTACTAAGTTGCCTGTCTGTTACATGCCAGCGCAATATATGAGCATCATCAACCCATATGCATGA
- the rpp25l gene encoding ribonuclease P protein subunit p25-like protein — translation MENYRKAGVVEQPCPCPFPDLPADTPEVRVRDGSKIRNLMKFALSRMEGKAAESSGAREEAEPNAVPGQTLCRQIVFTGMGPSVAKAITCVEILKRRIRGLHQFTRLLYRTVQETWEPLEPAAGLDSLTVSRNVPGIWVLLSRELLDCSQPGYQAPGSFDALWAQAAKEEVSAAQRHGQRRKQGGGSGGRSGAARGKGPRKQAGRPREGRKVAGQAASGQQ, via the coding sequence ATGGAGAACTACAGGAAGGCAGGTGTTGTGGAGCAGCCATGTCCGTGCCCGTTTCCTGACCTCCCTGCTGATACTCCTGAGGTTCGGGTTCGGGATGGCAGCAAAATCCGCAACCTCATGAAATTTGCCCTGAGCCGCATGGAGGGTAAGGCAGCGGAGAGTTCTGGTGCTcgggaggaggcggagcctaATGCAGTCCCAGGGCAGACCTTGTGCCGGCAGATTGTGTTCACAGGTATGGGCCCGAGCGTGGCTAAGGCCATCACGTGCGTGGAGATCCTGAAGCGGCGCATTCGAGGTCTGCATCAGTTCACTCGACTCCTCTACCGGACAGTGCAGGAGACGTGGGAGCCGCTGGAACCTGCTGCCGGCCTCGATAGCCTCACCGTGAGCAGGAACGTGCCGGGGATATGGGTACTACTCTCCCGAGAACTACTGGACTGCAGTCAGCCCGGCTACCAGGCTCCGGGCAGCTTCGATGCCCTGTGGGCGCAGGCTGCTAAAGAGGAGGTGTCTGCGGCACAGAGGCACGGACAGAGGAGGAAGCAGGGGGGTGGATCTGGGGGCAGATCTGGGGCAGCTAGAGGAAAAGGACCACGCAAGCAGGCGGGGCGACCCAGAGAAGGACGTAAAGTGGCAGGGCAGGCTGCCAGCGGGCAACAATGA